The DNA sequence cctcccctggcagctcctgcctacagactgggcatggctcacatgggatggaatacctgtacccctgccagggcctggggagaattaaccctatccccgctggaaccaggacacctggAGAGGCAGAATGCACCCTCATCAAGCTTGCAGACGTTACATATGGGGGTGTAGTTGATATGCTTGAGAATAGGGctgtcattcagagggacctaCCTATTTCAGCTGGAGAAATGGCCTGAGAGGAACCTTCCAAAATTCTACAAGGACAAACACAGAGTCCTGTACTTAGAATGAACTAATCCCCTGCAATGGTGCAGGTAGGGGGCtgactggctggggagcagctctgctgaaaaggacttggggatcgTGCTGGAGAATAGGCTGAACAAAAGCCAGTAGTGTGCTTTGGCAGTGACAAAGGCCAAACAGTATCCTGGGCAGTGTCAACAGGAGTGCATCCAGTAGATTGAAGGAAGTGATTATTCCCCTTTACTTGGCAGTTGTTAGACCTCATctagagtactgtgtctagttttgCCCCCTCcaatacaagacagacattgagaaACTGGTAGGAGTTAATCAGAGGGCCACCAAACTGCTACAGtgctatgaggagaggctgagggaactgtgcttgttcagcctggagaaaagaaggcttcagGGGGATGTAATAGCAGCCTTCTAATACCTATGAGGAGGTTActgagaggatggggccagtctccTTACTGAGCCTCCTGAGATTCTTTTCAACCTGAATGATTTTATGAATTGTGATTATCCAGTGAATGTTCCCTACCTGTTGTATCAGaccaaaacagattaaaacacaAATACATGTGTTAAAAATTATCATGTGTGtggtttttgggttgggttttttttctttgataggTCAGACTGTCTTACTCAGGACCTTGAGAAGCCCAAATCCAAATTTGTGAGAGAGGTTTTGGAAAAATGCATGAGGTAAGTAAGACTTCTGAACATCTTGCTTTTGTAGTTACATTAAATTGGAGTTTGGCCATTGCTTCCAGGTAATGATGCATTCCTTTTAATGTGGCCCTTGTCTTAAGCATACATATTTTCTCAGTTAACTTTTTTAGCTGAAGTCTGTTCTGTTGACTTGCTCATTTTTGTTCTAGTGTATCTGTTGTAGGGCACCGCTTTTCTTAGTGGACTGGGGGACAAATAGGTGGAGCAAGTGGAGGTGACATCCTTCTAGGTACAAATTaagaaggctttttctgcttGAGGATAGGTAAAAAGAGTTGATAATAGgtcaggcagggaaggaaaaatagtTCAGGTAATTTGCTGGAAAACAGTGGTTATTCACAGAAATAGGGGGGTTTATTATATCCCTAGtttaagataaataaatatcTTGATTGTTCTGGGCATCTCTGATTCTCATAGACCTTAAAAAGAAGCTGCAAAAGCACAACAGCTGTCAAGATTGGGCTAATGATTGTGGAAATGGGGGGTATAGGAGAGTGCAAGAGCAAAATGTTCAAAGAACCTATGTAATTCAGTATTTTACATGGAAAAAGCTTACCTTTTGTTTTGTGAGAGTTTAATATATGAAGTGTAAAATTGTTGTGCTACAAAAAGTTTCACTTTGTCTGTGGCTCCttttaattttactgaaaatttatTAGAGGAATTCAGTGTTTGTAAGGTAAGTAAGATGGAAGGTAAAATGAAGCCATTTGgtttaatcatattttttttcttctttttcctctcctccccccacctGCACTTTTAATACCAGTATTTTACCAGTTGTCCCCATAGCATCTTACACTTGTGCGAGGATGAAATTCTAGTATTAAGCATCTACTAGAAAGTGTTACATTAGCTCTTGCTATCTGTCAGGAACTCCCATTGCTTTGAATAaacgttttgattttttttttttgctcagtccaaattaaaaaaataagagaaatactTTAAATCAGCGAGTTGAGTCAGCCCTGATGATGATATGCCATTATAATTCTACTGCTGTGAAATTTACTTTTGTAGACTTTCCTACCATCAGCGAATAATAGACATTGTTCCTTCAAGCTTTTCTGTCCTCAGTCCTGCAAACCCAGCGTGTATTTACAAATATGGAGATGAAAGCAATAGTAAGTATTTAAGTTACTGAAACTTCATTTCTAAGCAAGGGAATGTCCTAGCTTTAGTGTCAAGTCACTTAACTTCATGAAGGAGAACTcagctgaaataaatacatttgattttGATCTAGTGCTATGTCTGGATCTTTCTAAtctaaacctttttttaaaaaaaaaaaataaaaaaagtctagCTGTATGAAGTTAAATCACGCTGAGGTGACTGCAGTCTAGGTGCTACAGCATTGCTTTGGTTTTCCAGgagtctaaaaaaagaaaatttcatatgTTTCCATCGTTCAGGCAGACTACTGTGCAGAAATGAATGCAGCAAAAGATAATATGAACTTGTTTTTGAATGAATGGGGCACTTAATAAAAGATTTACTAAACAGTTTTGGTGTAATGATGCAAGCAGAGAGGCAGCAAATCATGTGAAGGATCTGTTGTTATCAAAGGCAGAGATAAGTGAGAAAATGCAAGTACGTACTGTATTTTCAAGAAGCTGATGGAAATTAGAATGGAATTTTAATCAGGGGAGTTATTTCCCCCTCAACTCTGAAGGTGCTAGAAAAGGGCTTGAATTTGTGAAGAATAGGAAACCCACTGATGAATTTTATGGAATGGTCATATGGACAGTGGTATTGGGAGCAGCAAGTTTTGGGGGTAGCTGGGAAGTGTACATGCTTCTCTGAGAAACATGCTGATGTAAAAATATTCATTCCATCCTAGACTTGAAAAGGACTATAtgaactttctgttttcatttaggGTCTCTTCCTGGGTATACTGTAGCACTCTGTTTAAcgattgcaattaaaaataaggCCAGTAATGATGAAAtctttgacattttaaaagatgtgCCTAATCCAAAtaaggatgatgatgatggtaaGGACATCTGAAAAAGCCATTGCAAGGTTTGCATCTAAACCATTTTGCTGTCCTGTAGTTATGGTTTCCGCTGCTAATTGAACTGCTTTCCTTTCTAATAGTTGGTTTCAGTTTAACAATAAATGGAAGTAACATACAGCTGTCAGTGTTTCTTCTGTTCTTGTCACGTACAGAGACAGGTCTGTTTTAGTTAATAGAAGAAACCTGGCCCTTGATGTGGGTTCTGCTAATTATCCACAGAGGTGGCATGAaggatttttaacattttcctttgcCTTCAACATTAGAGCTCATTTCATGGTATCAGCTTTGTCCCAAAGATCTAGTGCCTTTACCCTACTTAAGAGCTTGCCTCCTGTTGATATAATCCCATAGCAGTTAAAGCTAGCACCATGGCTTTCTTAGCTTTCCCTAGATTTAAATGAAACTAGCGTTCTCACAATAGGACTTTGCTCAAGTTCTTTCCAGCTTTGCTGTTGGTCCAGCCACACCTAATGCTCGATTTCCAAAGCCATTGTGCTCTTGGGGTCTGAAAGGAGTGTGAGCTACAAGTTTGAGGAGTAATACTGCAATATTCTGCAAGTGTTATGCATGCACCAGAGCAGCAGTGAGCCTTTTTTTGCTTGAAAGCCAGTATTGTTTTCCTTGATTTGCTATAAACACCACATAGTAATCGATGTTCCTTTTCTTACCTGTTTGTTGCCAGCAGGTCTATAGCAGTGTCCAGGGGATTTAGAACCATTTACTTCAAGTGTCCCACATCCCCTATGCATAGTCAGTGCCCCCCTTCCCCATCCATTACAAATACCCAACCTCTGTATTATAATCATCTGCAGCTTCCTCTCTTCTCATCCATTCCCCCTTTCCCGTGCTCTGTGGCCTGCCTTGTCTCCAACCCAATGCAGACTTCTGCAGCGTCTTCAGCTGTTGTTCCCTGCTTCTCTCCATCAGTGCTGTGAGATGCGACTAGCATAGCTGTCCCTCTGCTGCTATTTCTCATTAACCTGGAACTATTTCTACATGTTTTCTCCATGACAGATGGAAGTCACAAGATCTGCACCTTTTAGAAGATATTTACTAACTTTCTGTTCAGCCTTACAAAATCCAGTTGCTGAAActtaatttattgttttaattcattttacaaaaaattATCATTAAAGATTTTGGAGCAACTTAAAACCTCTACTTGAAGTACTTATTGTTTTAACTTTAAATAACTTGCAGATGAAGGATTTGCCTTCAGTcctttgaaaacagaagtttttgTACAGACTCTGCTCCATCTAGCTGCGAAGTCTTTCAGCCACTCCTTCAGTGCTCTGGCTAAGTAAGTGTGGTATGTGCATTATTTTGGGCTTACAGAACCATTTCATTCTGACAGTGAAGTGTCTGATAAAATAACTCATTTACAGGCTTCAGTAACATTTTAGATGCTACACGATGTGATGGTGTGTTTTGGGCAGAAGTGGTAACACTATTAAAAGGAAGGTAATGTGAAAACTAGGTTACATAGCTGAATGGAATTATTAACAAGACCATACACATCTTAAACATGTTGATTGCATTAGGCTGAGGGTTCTGTCTGCTTTAAGTCTCTTGCAAGTATAAAGGTACATATCAATTTGGGGTTTTCCTGTTGTCACATTTGGACGTATCAGTGTTGTTCACCTGAGCATGACTCTGAGTACATCCTTGAATGTCTGTGATTCTACCAGTAACCCTGTAGGGGTTCTAAAACAGAGACTCTTTGGTACTCAGTCACTGCACAGAAGCAATTAGGTCTTTCCTGGATTTTAATGTTGGTAGACAATGCGAGAGGGAACATACATCTGTGCAGTGGAGAATGTTGTAAATATctgttattgaaataaaaaaacccaaaaatctttGTAGCTTTCTCAAATGCAAATGTTACTCCTGAAATTGAGCTGAAATAAATCCCTTTTGTAGCCTACAAATATGTCCTTCAACCCAGCTCTCACCTTGTTTTTGTTACTAACAAAAGATATTGTGCTATGAGTTAGTTGCCTGCACAAGCATACTGCTCTTGGGTTGTGCTGTTGTGtttaaatcaatcaatcaatagCATGCAAGTTAGTTagttggtttaaaaaaacaaacaaacaaaaaaacggGGGGAGATTTATGTGGCAGTTCATCAACTCATTAAGTGTGTAGATATTTCTATATGTGACTCCTAATTATGAAAACTACCTAAAATATAAAGAGAGTTAATAGGAAGTCTTAAGTAATCTTTCTAACAAGTGTGGTGTGTTATGACTCTTTGTGCATACTATTGCAAAGTCTTGAGAAACACACACTGCGTAATGAAAAATATCCTAGCTAGTGTCTGGATTAGCTACTTGCAAATGTATTACATCCTCTTAATGATAGTTTCTAAATCAAAGAAATGAGGCACTCTGTCTATACTTTCCTTTGAAAGAGGAAAGTTATTGCTCAAGCCATGTGTTctctgttttcagtttcatttgcACTACTGAACTTTATTTAGACTTGCAAAGTCCATGAGACAAAGAGCTGTTACCTGACTGGAAGAAAAGTTGGAGCTGAGAATGGTCACAGTGCAGCAGATAGCTTATTGCCTGTTCTGGACCTGCTTGCAAGTGCTTGACTGCTTTGTGAGGCTAATGAATTTTATGTTTAGAAGACCCCAAAGAATAATGGGAGAGGAGTACTGCTGCAGCTGGCTTTAAAATGTACTTACTGTAGTTTgccctgctttttttctctcacatcaAGCCTTACCTATTCTTCCTTAACTGTCCAACAGCACATTATGCTACTAGTATCTGAAGTGCTGGGAAGCCACCTTAGAGTAGatgaaaataacttatttttgacACTGCATGCTTGATGCTGTTAAACCGTCTCAGTATGAAAGAGGTGGTCATGTGTCTTACTGAACAGTTTTTCTATTTATACAACTTTATATACTTTATGAATGTAAAAGCTTGATTTTTGTCTGCACATGGAAGATTTACGATGACAGTTTATAAAAAACGATGGTCACTAGCCTACAGTCAGTAACATAAGGAGCAGGACTTTGTGTATTCAGAGCTATAGTGGTTTCACTGCTGCATATCAACAGTGATATCCATAAGGTCAAAAGGAGCCATTTAAACTTTATAGCTACATTACATAAACTGAGCTGCAAATACTGATATAGGAGTCAGCTTAACTCTACTGAAGTAGATGCTCTCAGTGCTTTCCTCAGTAGAGGGGAGATTGAATAATGGTCTACGGTTATGGAAACACCTATCAATAGACAAAGTCCAAggcacaaaaagcagcaaatttcACTCTGCCTGCATGTAGATAAGCACACCTAGCAGCAGGATTCTCTCCTGCATTTAAAAGCATGAGAACTGTAGCCTAGCTTTGAGTTTGCCCCTGAGGCAGGGTTACATTGTTTTTAGGAGTTGTCTTGTCTCTGCAATCTTTTAAACCCAGGACAGCTCTATTTTTCAGGGGGTAGCCTTTCCAGAATTGTTGCGGATTGGTCAAAAGAAAACGTTGGGACCATCTAAACCACTTACTATGTGCCTCTTGCTTCATTGCCCTGATCCTAACTGCTCCATTTACTACTTATATTTCTTTAAAGGTTTCATGAAGTCTTCAAAGTACTTGCTGAAAGTGATGAGGGGAAACTCCATGTCCTGAGAGTTGTATATGAGGTTTGGAAGAATCATCCCCAGGTAAGAGCATCAATGGCAGATATTTGTTGAAGTTTCCACTTGCAGAAAGTAATGTTAAAATATAAAGCATTGCAATTTCCTTTGTTTACTTAAAAATACTATCTATTGTCtacttgtatttaaaagaatTGAAGTTGTGTTTACTGCTGTTAAGTGCCTTAAACTGGACATCAAATTTATTCTCTGTCAGTGAGACTTTCATGTTAAAAGTTCAGTGCAGAAGAATTTCAGCTTTGTGCTATGCTCTGGTTTACAAGAGAATaacttaaaaaccaaaccaaactcaaccctgtttttctttgaaatgtcaaTATTAGAACAGTGTTCTCATGCTTTATGCTTTTTAAGATGTAGATCTTGTAACACAGAAGTAGGCTGAAGAGATAACCTGGTTATTTAGCACTTGTGTGTTTTTTCACTAGCAGTCACGATGAGCCACAAAGACCAGGTTGGAATCACTGTTATGCACAGATAGAGCAAGTAAATCTGTTCTCAACCAACATTGAGAACAGATTTGTCTGTGACACTACCATGGTTAAAGTTCATTCCTGAGTCTGATGAAATAATGTGCTGAAAGAATTATAAAAAATACCTCAGTTGTTTAAAACATGCAATTTCTTCACAGCAGTTGTTATTTCCCTATGTTGTCGTCATTTTATAAATGGAGATCAGTAAAAAACTTGTGTTCAATTTTTCTGCATTAGTTATTTGGATATTTCTCCCTGGTGTGTTTGTAATATATGATATTATGTCTGGAAGTGATTGGTGCCTCAGTTGCATGAGCCAGACTTCCAAAAGTAATTTCATCGAGTGCTGGAGAATCCTTGCATCTCATCTGCTACTGGGCCTAAGGCCCATTTTCTAGGGTTactaaaaaaattgcttttaatattCTTAAAAGTCAGGTCCTGAAAGAGAGGTAAGATATTGTAAAATAGTTTCttaaataaaagaatttaaaaaaacagaaatacaaaatagatatacatataaaaaaaattcctacctGAAATATCAACCTTTAAATTATGGATGTTCACAGCCTCAACTATTTTCTAGGGACACAACACAAAGGCTTTGATGTCATAAAGGGAAACTTTAACATCAAGATTGAatactgttatggtttgaggaacccacaacaatttattgtcatttagacaattattctatcatccGATGGcctctccccacccaggaaggggaatcaggaaaaaaacaaggaaacccgagggttgaaatataaacagatttaatagaataagacaaaataattaatgttaataatactaaagaaccaatatcaATACCGATaccaatataagatatacaaggattatactcagccaattatatcagtaggaagctgtgcactcccagcagtggacagaaaatgttggacactgcaagCGCTATGGCttcgggaagaagggaaggcctcaggagtccggcaccagggcaagaagttctcaggatctcAGCCATCAAGGAAGAAAGATAACTCCTCATCAAACTTTCTAATtcatattgaatgtga is a window from the Rissa tridactyla isolate bRisTri1 chromosome W, bRisTri1.patW.cur.20221130, whole genome shotgun sequence genome containing:
- the LOC128901887 gene encoding LOW QUALITY PROTEIN: nuclear cap-binding protein subunit 1-like (The sequence of the model RefSeq protein was modified relative to this genomic sequence to represent the inferred CDS: substituted 1 base at 1 genomic stop codon), which encodes MYTALLIELCKLQPSSLPQVLAQATEMLYMRLDTMNTTCIDRXMFINWFSHHLSNFQFCWSWEDWSDCLTQDLEKPKSKFVREVLEKCMRLSYHQRIIDIVPSSFSVLSPANPACIYKYGDESNRSLPGYTVALCLTIAIKNKASNDEIFDILKDVPNPNKDDDDDEGFAFSPLKTEVFVQTLLHLAAKSFSHSFSALAKFHEVFKVLAESDEGKLHVLRVVYEVWKNHPQMIAVLVDKMIRTQIVDCAAVANWIFSSELAHDFTMFYVWEILHSTIRKMNKHVLKIHKELEETKARLAKQHKRSRESIALQRCNPSTLFLF